The following proteins are encoded in a genomic region of Longimicrobium sp.:
- a CDS encoding TROVE domain-containing protein: MLDFTRYVATRLRALVTRQSEPIPGSAQVPNSAGGYAWALDRWSRLDRFLVLGTEGGTYYVGERELTVDNAGAVAECIAEDGPRVVRRIVEVSAGGRAPKNDPALFALAMAAGMGDAVTRAVALEALPRVARTGTHLFHFLQFVGGFRGWGRGVRRAVAAWYTGRPERDLAHQLLKYPQRDGWSHRDALRLAHPVPRSDEQRALFRRTVTGGALEEGQPSGALAQVRAVDALHDDAEIDPARAAAIVRDARLTREMVPTPLLQHAVVWEALLEEMPLTALVRNLATLTRVGVLAPGSDASAAVAARLADGEALRRARVHPVQVLSALRTYSSGRGVRGKGTWTPVAQVVDALDAAFYLAFAGVEPSGRRVMLALDVSGSMTANVHGLEGLSCREASAAMALVTAATEPRHFFTAFTAGRSRSMHDGFPSGITPLAISPRQRLDDVVRQVSSLSFGGTDCALPMLEAADRRWDVDLFVVYTDNETWAGDIHPSQALRRYRERTGIPAKLVVVGMASNGFTIADPEDAGMLDVVGFDAATPQLIADFAR, encoded by the coding sequence ATGCTGGACTTCACGCGTTACGTGGCCACCCGCCTCCGGGCGCTGGTCACGCGGCAGTCCGAGCCGATCCCCGGATCGGCGCAGGTGCCCAACTCGGCCGGCGGGTACGCCTGGGCCCTGGACCGCTGGAGCCGGCTCGACCGGTTCCTCGTGCTGGGAACCGAGGGCGGGACCTACTACGTCGGCGAGCGCGAGCTCACCGTCGACAACGCCGGCGCCGTGGCCGAGTGCATCGCGGAGGATGGGCCCCGCGTGGTGCGGCGCATCGTGGAGGTGAGCGCCGGCGGGCGCGCGCCGAAGAACGACCCCGCGCTCTTCGCCCTGGCGATGGCGGCGGGGATGGGGGACGCGGTCACGCGGGCCGTCGCGCTGGAGGCGCTGCCGCGGGTGGCGCGGACGGGGACGCACCTCTTCCACTTCCTCCAGTTCGTGGGCGGGTTCCGCGGGTGGGGGCGCGGGGTGCGGCGCGCGGTGGCGGCGTGGTACACCGGCCGGCCCGAGCGCGACCTGGCGCACCAGCTCCTGAAGTACCCCCAGCGCGACGGGTGGTCGCACCGCGACGCCCTGCGGCTGGCGCACCCGGTCCCCCGCAGCGACGAGCAGCGGGCGCTATTCCGCCGCACCGTCACCGGCGGGGCGCTGGAGGAGGGGCAGCCCTCCGGCGCGCTGGCGCAGGTCCGCGCCGTCGACGCGCTGCACGATGACGCGGAGATCGACCCCGCGCGCGCCGCGGCCATCGTCCGCGATGCGCGGCTCACGCGGGAGATGGTGCCCACGCCGCTCCTTCAGCACGCGGTGGTGTGGGAGGCGCTCCTGGAGGAGATGCCGCTCACCGCGCTGGTCCGCAACCTGGCGACGCTCACCCGCGTGGGCGTCCTGGCGCCCGGGAGCGATGCCTCCGCCGCCGTCGCCGCGCGGCTGGCGGACGGCGAGGCGCTGCGCAGGGCGCGGGTGCACCCGGTGCAGGTCCTCTCCGCGCTGCGGACGTACTCGTCCGGGCGCGGGGTGCGCGGAAAGGGGACGTGGACGCCGGTGGCGCAGGTGGTGGACGCGCTGGACGCGGCCTTCTACCTGGCCTTCGCGGGGGTGGAGCCCTCGGGGCGCCGCGTGATGCTGGCGCTGGACGTGTCCGGCTCCATGACGGCGAACGTGCACGGGCTGGAGGGGCTGAGCTGCCGCGAGGCGTCGGCCGCGATGGCGCTGGTGACGGCGGCTACCGAGCCGCGGCACTTCTTCACCGCTTTCACGGCGGGGCGGTCGCGCTCGATGCACGACGGCTTCCCCAGCGGGATCACCCCGCTCGCGATCTCGCCCCGGCAGCGGCTGGACGACGTGGTCCGGCAGGTGTCTTCCCTCAGCTTCGGGGGGACGGACTGCGCGCTTCCCATGCTGGAGGCGGCGGACCGGAGGTGGGACGTCGACCTGTTCGTGGTCTACACGGACAACGAGACGTGGGCGGGTGACATCCACCCGTCGCAGGCGCTCCGCCGGTACCGGGAGCGCACGGGGATCCCCGCGAAGCTGGTGGTCGTGGGGATGGCGTCCAACGGGTTCACCATCGCGGACCCCGAGGATGCCGGAATGCTGGACGTGGTGGGCTTCGACGCCGCCACGCCGCAGCTGATCGCGGACTTCGCGCGCTAG